From a region of the Nonlabens dokdonensis DSW-6 genome:
- a CDS encoding pirin family protein, with protein MKTVLHKSNSRGHANHGWLNSYHSFSFAGYHNPERMSFGVLRVLNDDTVAGGMGFGAHPHANMEIISIPLSGDLEHQDSTGRKAIIKNGDIQVMSAGTGITHSEKNASQNEEVKFLQIWVIPNKQNVSPRYDQITLDPANRKNQLEQILSPTPDDAGVWIHQDAWFHLGTFNKDVTTSYEIKKPGNGIYAFVLKGSFQIGDQEIHTRDGLGIWGTDSFDLAALEDHAEILLMEVPL; from the coding sequence ATGAAAACAGTTCTACACAAATCAAATTCAAGAGGTCATGCAAATCATGGCTGGTTAAATAGTTATCATTCTTTCAGTTTTGCAGGATACCACAATCCTGAAAGAATGAGTTTTGGCGTTTTACGTGTACTAAATGATGATACCGTTGCTGGCGGAATGGGTTTTGGAGCTCATCCTCATGCAAATATGGAGATCATTAGCATACCACTATCGGGAGATTTAGAACATCAGGACAGTACGGGAAGAAAAGCGATTATCAAAAATGGAGATATTCAAGTAATGAGTGCTGGAACTGGTATAACTCATAGTGAAAAAAATGCGAGTCAAAACGAAGAAGTAAAATTTCTTCAAATTTGGGTGATTCCTAATAAGCAAAACGTTTCACCTCGATATGATCAAATTACATTAGATCCAGCAAACAGAAAAAATCAATTAGAACAGATTTTATCTCCTACTCCTGACGATGCTGGTGTCTGGATTCATCAAGATGCTTGGTTCCATTTAGGAACTTTTAATAAGGATGTAACAACCAGTTATGAAATTAAAAAGCCAGGAAATGGAATTTATGCATTTGTCCTTAAAGGATCCTTTCAAATAGGAGATCAAGAAATACATACACGTGACGGATTAGGAATATGGGGAACAGATTCTTTCGATTTAGCTGCTTTAGAAGACCATGCTGAGATTTTGTTAATGGAAGTGCCACTTTAG
- a CDS encoding acyl-CoA reductase — protein sequence MKTLSINTTLNDRISAFAKAGSQLSSYLKGTLESKTSDGASWNDRIQQRLELAGHKNSWFTEETLHFAVNQWAEALTVENLTAWTAPYHLQNVTAKTVAIITAGNLPLVGFHDVLSVIITGHHAMIKNSSNDDVLTPLLLEIATTFDENLSDSYSYVDGKLENYDAVIATGSNNTARYFEHYFGNKPHIIRKNRNSVAVLTGKETLEQMEALSDDVFLYFGLGCRSVSHLKVPKDYNFDLFFNGMFAKKELIHNEKYVNNYDYNKAVYLMSNFDLLDNEFLLIKEENKSYSSPIASLGYSFYNHLDEVAAEFQENADQLQCVVAEGDAATTIAENLVDMDAPQLVDFGTTQTTRLQDYADGIDTIQFLLTLS from the coding sequence GTGAAGACATTGTCAATAAATACTACGTTAAATGATCGTATTTCCGCTTTCGCGAAAGCGGGATCACAACTATCCTCTTACCTAAAAGGAACACTAGAGTCTAAAACTAGCGATGGTGCGAGCTGGAATGATCGCATCCAACAAAGACTGGAACTAGCAGGACACAAAAACTCTTGGTTTACAGAAGAAACGCTTCATTTTGCCGTAAATCAATGGGCAGAAGCATTAACTGTTGAAAATTTGACCGCGTGGACAGCGCCATATCATTTACAAAATGTAACCGCTAAAACCGTGGCCATCATTACAGCTGGTAATTTACCACTCGTAGGTTTTCACGATGTATTATCTGTTATCATAACTGGTCATCACGCGATGATCAAAAATTCAAGTAATGACGATGTACTAACGCCATTATTACTAGAAATAGCTACCACTTTTGATGAAAATCTGTCTGATTCTTACTCTTATGTTGATGGTAAATTAGAAAATTATGATGCAGTAATTGCCACAGGAAGTAATAATACCGCTAGATATTTTGAGCATTATTTTGGGAATAAACCTCATATTATACGCAAGAATCGCAATAGTGTAGCCGTTTTGACTGGTAAAGAAACCTTAGAACAAATGGAAGCATTGAGCGATGATGTTTTTTTATATTTTGGTTTAGGATGTCGTAGTGTAAGTCATTTAAAAGTGCCTAAAGATTATAATTTTGATCTCTTTTTTAACGGCATGTTTGCAAAGAAAGAATTGATTCATAATGAAAAATATGTCAATAACTACGACTATAACAAAGCTGTTTATTTGATGAGTAATTTTGATTTGCTTGATAATGAATTTCTATTGATTAAGGAAGAGAACAAAAGCTACTCCTCACCTATCGCAAGTTTAGGATATAGTTTTTATAATCATCTAGATGAAGTTGCTGCAGAATTTCAAGAAAATGCAGATCAATTGCAGTGTGTTGTTGCAGAAGGAGATGCGGCTACAACGATTGCAGAAAACTTAGTTGATATGGATGCGCCGCAGTTAGTTGATTTCGGAACGACGCAAACAACTCGTTTACAAGACTATGCAGATGGAATTGATACCATTCAATTTTTGTTGACATTATCTTAA
- a CDS encoding YehS family protein, translated as MDNNDILRRLRFTLNLSDDSMMDMYAKGGEPVSRAEISSWLKREEDEDFDVVIDENLATFLNGLIVNYRGKKDGKTPVAETELDNVIILRKLKIAFNFTSDELIYIWKKAGVEITETELSAFFRKRTHPKFKYLNDQYLRKFLKGFQIQRKTQREKEAYRNSFKK; from the coding sequence ATGGATAACAACGATATTTTAAGAAGACTGCGATTTACACTCAATTTGAGTGACGATTCTATGATGGACATGTATGCCAAAGGCGGCGAGCCTGTTTCTAGAGCAGAGATAAGCAGCTGGCTTAAAAGAGAAGAAGATGAAGACTTTGATGTTGTTATTGATGAAAATCTAGCAACTTTCTTAAACGGCCTTATCGTTAACTATCGCGGTAAGAAAGACGGTAAAACACCAGTGGCAGAGACTGAACTTGATAACGTGATCATTTTACGCAAACTTAAAATAGCTTTTAATTTTACATCAGACGAGTTGATATATATTTGGAAAAAAGCTGGTGTAGAAATCACTGAAACAGAATTAAGTGCTTTTTTTAGAAAAAGAACACATCCTAAATTCAAGTACCTCAACGATCAATACTTGCGTAAATTCTTAAAAGGTTTTCAAATACAACGTAAAACACAACGTGAGAAAGAAGCTTATAGGAATTCTTTTAAAAAGTAG
- a CDS encoding DUF6146 family protein, with the protein MKKIILSILVIAAIIGCSSSRKDTNNIKRQKTAIANDTIRIANDSLEYEITIIEPGFQFWLSSQPPRGYYAQSAMEITNNMRVIEYNLRVQNPLRYDPTLYPWRIAYDNKIDYGYEVNYMLHNYFLFFEQKYNQRLL; encoded by the coding sequence ATGAAAAAAATAATACTCAGCATTCTAGTTATAGCAGCTATAATAGGATGCAGCTCTTCAAGAAAAGACACAAACAATATTAAAAGACAAAAAACTGCAATTGCAAATGATACCATACGTATAGCAAATGATAGTCTAGAATATGAAATCACCATTATAGAACCAGGATTTCAGTTTTGGCTATCGTCACAACCTCCGAGAGGTTATTATGCACAGTCTGCTATGGAAATAACAAATAACATGAGAGTTATTGAATACAATTTGCGTGTACAGAACCCACTTAGGTATGATCCAACTTTATATCCTTGGCGTATAGCTTATGATAATAAAATCGATTACGGTTACGAAGTAAATTATATGCTTCATAATTACTTTCTTTTCTTTGAGCAAAAGTATAATCAACGATTGCTGTAA
- a CDS encoding DUF6787 family protein yields the protein MQRIKKNWEITKNWQLVFIFLGIVGLLACGYFVAIKILPSTFEDITYEYVFTIAATLLFAFIFYKVTLWLFSKLRDRWNVTYRWELIAIFIVFAITGSLSARLSGPFMEFLGLNQENLSAWIFWPLRLLIIFPIYQLVLVCMGWLFGQHEFFWAFEKKMLARFGIKL from the coding sequence ATGCAAAGAATAAAGAAGAACTGGGAAATCACAAAAAACTGGCAACTTGTTTTTATATTTTTAGGCATCGTAGGGCTGCTAGCGTGTGGCTACTTTGTTGCCATAAAAATACTACCATCCACTTTTGAAGATATTACCTATGAATATGTTTTTACCATTGCAGCAACTCTATTGTTTGCTTTTATCTTCTATAAAGTGACTTTATGGTTATTTAGTAAATTGAGAGATAGGTGGAACGTCACCTACCGCTGGGAACTCATAGCTATTTTCATAGTATTTGCGATCACAGGATCTTTATCTGCTCGTTTATCTGGCCCATTTATGGAGTTTCTTGGATTGAATCAAGAGAACTTATCTGCATGGATTTTTTGGCCTTTGCGATTGTTGATCATCTTCCCTATTTATCAATTAGTTTTAGTCTGCATGGGCTGGCTTTTTGGACAACATGAGTTCTTCTGGGCGTTTGAAAAGAAGATGTTGGCAAGATTTGGTATAAAGCTGTAA
- a CDS encoding DUF937 domain-containing protein encodes MSSILDLLNSDMGKTLIQGASQKTGQSTDKTANVLSQAMPLILGAMQRNASTPEGAKSLNNALNDPRHNGGGVMDMLGGIFGDGAGSPEDLEKDGAGILGHVLGAKQPHVENALSKSSGMDMESVSKIIKIAAPILMGVLSKQKQSQPSQENGIGDLLGSVLGQSSTQDQSFISQLLDADGDGSVIDDVAGMVLGGDKKKGGLGGMLGGLFGK; translated from the coding sequence ATGTCTTCTATACTCGACTTACTAAATTCTGATATGGGAAAAACCTTAATTCAAGGTGCTTCTCAAAAAACAGGACAATCAACTGATAAAACTGCAAACGTTTTATCTCAAGCGATGCCACTCATTCTAGGTGCAATGCAACGTAATGCCTCTACTCCTGAAGGTGCAAAATCATTAAATAACGCATTAAATGATCCACGTCACAATGGTGGCGGTGTTATGGATATGCTAGGCGGTATTTTTGGTGATGGTGCAGGAAGTCCTGAAGACTTAGAAAAAGATGGTGCGGGAATTTTAGGTCATGTGCTAGGTGCTAAGCAACCACATGTAGAAAATGCACTTTCTAAATCTAGTGGTATGGATATGGAATCGGTAAGCAAAATAATAAAAATAGCAGCTCCTATATTAATGGGTGTTTTGAGTAAGCAGAAACAATCACAGCCTTCTCAAGAAAACGGAATTGGTGATTTGTTAGGTTCTGTTTTAGGGCAGTCTAGCACACAAGATCAATCTTTTATTTCTCAACTACTTGATGCAGATGGTGACGGTAGCGTTATTGATGATGTTGCTGGAATGGTTCTCGGAGGAGATAAGAAAAAAGGTGGTCTGGGCGGCATGCTAGGAGGCCTTTTCGGAAAATAA
- a CDS encoding serine hydrolase, with amino-acid sequence MLKKIILGMVIILVIAVAGGGYAIYSFFPEDDYVARFALENPDKSAMLIVRNDTVLIQQNIDKQMPLASTVKLIIAIEFAEQASKGLLNPDEKIAKEELLNYYVPNTDGGAHINWADSDETLEYGDSIPLKHIAKGMIQYSSNANTEWLMERLGLENINKQLVKLDFKHHSPIYPIVSSLFISDIYFKNLSKQELINKLNDLSEEQYIQYALEIHEEMKNDSEFRKQPLDSNEDIQRVWSNRLPAASASDYFSLMKKLNSKTYFNEQTQTILDEIIETSMHYKSVKEFYQHLGSKGGSTLFIMAQALYAQDQKGNRTEMVYFFNNLEPQERKKMTMSMSDFERAVLRDPKMAQKVHEIYLDHK; translated from the coding sequence ATGCTCAAAAAAATTATACTTGGGATGGTTATCATCCTTGTCATTGCTGTAGCAGGTGGCGGCTATGCCATTTATTCCTTTTTCCCAGAAGATGATTATGTTGCTCGATTTGCACTAGAAAACCCAGATAAATCTGCTATGCTGATTGTTAGGAATGATACAGTTCTCATACAGCAAAACATCGATAAACAAATGCCACTTGCAAGCACTGTCAAGTTGATCATCGCTATAGAATTTGCTGAGCAAGCATCAAAAGGGCTCCTTAATCCAGATGAAAAAATAGCAAAAGAAGAATTGCTCAATTACTACGTACCTAACACAGATGGAGGCGCTCATATCAATTGGGCAGACAGTGATGAAACGCTAGAATATGGAGACAGCATTCCACTTAAACATATTGCCAAAGGAATGATACAGTATAGTTCTAATGCAAATACAGAGTGGCTCATGGAACGTTTAGGACTTGAAAATATCAATAAACAGCTTGTAAAGTTAGATTTTAAACACCACTCTCCTATTTATCCCATTGTTTCTTCTCTATTCATAAGTGATATCTATTTTAAAAACCTATCTAAACAGGAATTGATCAATAAGCTAAATGATTTAAGCGAAGAGCAATACATTCAATATGCTTTAGAAATTCATGAAGAAATGAAAAATGATTCAGAATTCAGAAAGCAACCGCTTGATTCAAATGAAGATATCCAGCGTGTGTGGTCTAATAGATTACCAGCCGCAAGTGCGAGCGATTATTTCTCGTTAATGAAAAAACTTAATTCTAAGACTTATTTTAACGAGCAAACTCAAACTATTCTTGACGAAATTATAGAAACCAGTATGCATTATAAATCTGTAAAGGAATTTTATCAGCATTTAGGTTCTAAAGGTGGCTCTACTCTTTTTATTATGGCCCAAGCGCTATATGCACAAGATCAAAAAGGTAATCGAACTGAAATGGTTTATTTTTTCAATAATTTAGAACCACAAGAACGCAAAAAAATGACAATGTCAATGAGCGATTTTGAACGAGCTGTTTTACGAGATCCTAAGATGGCTCAAAAGGTTCATGAAATTTATCTTGATCATAAATAG
- the serC gene encoding 3-phosphoserine/phosphohydroxythreonine transaminase, which translates to MLKHNFSAGPCILPQEVFKKAAAAILNFNDLSILEISHRSKDFVAVMEKAQALALEHLGLTDKGYKALFLGGGASMQFLMVAYNLLENKAAYLNTGTWSDKAIKEAKMFGEVIEVASSKADNYNHIPKNYTVPNDVDYFHFQTNNTIFGTQLQSTPDVSVPLICDMSSDIFSRQRDFEKYDLIYAGAQKNMGPAGATLIVVKEEILGKVSRQIPSMLSYKTHIAKDSMFNTPPVFPIYVSMLTLEWLKEYGGIDAIEKLNNQKAELIYNEIDRNALFNGFVTNKEDRSKMNATFVLNDAAHAGTFDSLWKEAGINGLNGHRSVGGYRASMYNALSLESVQALVDVMQHLEKKA; encoded by the coding sequence ATGTTGAAGCATAATTTTAGCGCAGGACCATGTATCTTGCCACAAGAAGTATTTAAAAAAGCAGCTGCTGCTATCTTAAATTTCAACGACTTAAGTATTTTAGAAATTTCACACCGTAGTAAAGATTTTGTTGCGGTAATGGAAAAAGCTCAAGCGCTTGCGCTAGAACATTTAGGTTTGACCGATAAAGGCTATAAGGCCTTATTCTTAGGAGGTGGAGCCAGTATGCAATTTTTAATGGTCGCATACAATCTATTAGAAAACAAAGCTGCTTATCTAAATACAGGCACCTGGTCTGACAAAGCGATTAAGGAGGCAAAAATGTTTGGTGAAGTTATAGAAGTAGCTTCTTCAAAGGCAGATAACTACAATCATATTCCTAAAAACTACACGGTACCCAATGATGTAGATTACTTTCACTTTCAAACTAATAACACGATTTTTGGAACTCAGTTACAATCTACTCCAGATGTTTCAGTTCCCCTCATCTGTGATATGAGTAGTGATATATTTTCTAGACAGCGTGATTTTGAAAAATATGATTTGATTTATGCTGGTGCACAAAAAAATATGGGTCCAGCCGGAGCAACTTTAATTGTAGTGAAAGAAGAGATTTTAGGGAAAGTATCGAGACAAATCCCTTCTATGTTGAGCTATAAAACACATATTGCAAAAGACTCCATGTTCAATACTCCACCAGTATTTCCTATTTATGTAAGCATGTTAACTCTTGAGTGGTTAAAAGAGTACGGTGGTATAGATGCTATTGAAAAGTTGAATAATCAAAAAGCAGAACTGATCTATAATGAAATAGATCGCAATGCTCTATTCAATGGTTTTGTGACTAATAAAGAAGATCGATCTAAAATGAATGCCACGTTTGTTCTTAACGACGCTGCCCATGCAGGAACATTTGATTCATTATGGAAAGAAGCTGGAATAAATGGTTTAAATGGTCATAGATCTGTAGGTGGATACCGTGCAAGCATGTATAATGCTTTATCTCTTGAGAGTGTTCAAGCTCTTGTGGATGTGATGCAACATTTAGAGAAGAAAGCTTGA
- the ccsA gene encoding cytochrome c biogenesis protein has protein sequence MKDRLIALLFGTRTMTVLLLAFAASMAAGTFIENSYDTPTSKLWVYNEWWFSLMMLWLMLNFIGNIKRYQLLQWKKWATLTLHLSWILIIIGAGITRYVSFEGMMLIREGETQNTFFSDETYFSAIIQGEDANGNPMQRSVKEELLVSQYDYDTSRSFDFYDKKITVTIDSLIFDAVEGLKPGDENSDRYLKIVEAGEGTRHDHLIKDGEEASIHGVLFGVNVDPEIAAQKGLINITENWNGYTIQTPYEGDFLRMADQMKGSVAKDSIQPLQLRSLYTMAGLQFVVPDPVTQGEVGIIKSPQPTKAKAHGILATVTSGDASQKIELLGGKGIISDYKDLEINGLKLYLKYGSIQRELPFGIELNDFIAKKQPGTEKSYAAFESKVTVIDSAGRTPEHIYMNNVLDKEGYRFFQAGFDPDELGTHLSVNHDFWGKTVTYIGYFLLYLGLMALIFDPNTRFGELRRLIERVKKRKAKHLAMIAILFTATFAGAQTVQEDHTGHNHAPGAHSTAIENRDAVSTNQDVSAVDPTVTGEDIEMAPQKLPPIPVKLADSIIVANMVPLPQAERFGRVVVQDEGRMKPMSTLASEVLRRLSERDYYEAKVGDSIVRLTPEQTLLSMIQFRDMWFDIPIIKLNYKNDSLKTILGVDKSTSYARGMDFIRRQDSTLGSYKISPYLDEANAADVKTSIQQGFIDINYSVGILDQVLSGSIFKVFPKQGAENNKWYASIDAEEAGFEDENIKRFVRDFFPAYSTLLMRGKANGDYLNANTALNSLLEFQRTYGKEIIPSEDKIEAEILYNKYNIFKSLYKWYAWFGIIMLILLILEIIRPMKQIRWTIKFHFTVIGALFIVHTGALIIRWYLSGHAPWSDAYESLIYVAWATMAFGLMFGRKSDMTVASTAFVVAIILWVAQLNWLDPAIGNLQPVLDSYWLMIHVSIIVGSYGPFALGMILGLVTMILMIFSTKKNKKIMDLNIKELTYINEVALTVGLIMLTIGNFLGGMWANESWGRYWGWDPKETWALITIFVYAFVLHLRLVPGLKGRWTFNLWSVLAFASVLMTYFGVNFYLSGLHSYASGDQIISYQFAGISLAVILVIAIAARYKEFKVHKKKTLK, from the coding sequence ATGAAAGACAGATTAATTGCTTTGCTTTTTGGTACACGTACAATGACCGTTTTGTTGCTTGCTTTTGCAGCAAGTATGGCCGCTGGTACCTTTATTGAGAATTCTTATGACACGCCCACGTCAAAACTTTGGGTATACAACGAGTGGTGGTTTTCTTTAATGATGTTGTGGCTTATGCTCAATTTTATTGGGAATATAAAGCGTTATCAATTGCTGCAATGGAAAAAATGGGCGACGCTCACGTTACACTTGTCTTGGATTCTTATTATCATAGGTGCAGGAATTACTAGGTATGTTTCTTTTGAGGGAATGATGTTGATACGTGAAGGAGAAACCCAAAATACATTTTTTAGTGATGAAACCTATTTTAGTGCCATTATTCAAGGAGAAGATGCTAATGGTAATCCTATGCAGCGATCTGTAAAAGAGGAATTGCTGGTTTCTCAATACGATTACGATACTTCAAGAAGTTTTGATTTTTATGACAAAAAAATAACGGTAACTATAGACAGTTTAATTTTTGATGCTGTAGAAGGTTTAAAGCCTGGAGATGAAAATAGTGATCGTTATTTAAAAATTGTTGAAGCTGGAGAAGGAACTCGACACGATCATTTAATAAAAGATGGAGAAGAAGCGAGTATTCATGGAGTACTTTTTGGAGTAAATGTAGACCCTGAAATTGCCGCTCAAAAAGGATTGATCAATATTACCGAAAACTGGAACGGCTACACGATTCAAACTCCGTATGAAGGAGACTTTTTAAGAATGGCAGACCAAATGAAAGGATCTGTCGCTAAAGATTCCATACAGCCATTACAATTACGTTCTCTTTATACAATGGCAGGATTACAATTTGTAGTCCCAGATCCTGTAACGCAAGGTGAAGTAGGAATAATTAAAAGTCCGCAACCTACTAAAGCCAAAGCTCATGGTATTCTTGCAACTGTAACAAGTGGTGATGCATCTCAAAAAATCGAATTACTAGGTGGAAAAGGGATTATTTCAGATTATAAAGATTTAGAAATAAACGGATTGAAGCTCTACCTGAAATATGGTTCCATACAAAGAGAACTGCCTTTCGGCATAGAGCTAAACGATTTTATTGCCAAAAAACAACCTGGAACCGAAAAGTCCTATGCTGCGTTTGAAAGTAAAGTAACAGTAATCGATAGCGCAGGAAGAACACCAGAACATATTTATATGAATAATGTACTCGATAAAGAAGGTTACCGTTTTTTTCAAGCTGGATTTGATCCTGATGAATTAGGAACGCACCTTTCTGTAAATCATGATTTTTGGGGTAAAACAGTGACTTACATAGGTTATTTCCTGTTGTATCTGGGACTTATGGCTCTAATTTTTGATCCTAATACGCGTTTCGGAGAATTGAGAAGACTGATAGAAAGAGTGAAAAAACGTAAAGCAAAGCATCTGGCGATGATTGCTATATTGTTTACCGCAACATTTGCAGGAGCGCAAACTGTTCAAGAAGATCATACCGGCCATAATCATGCACCAGGTGCACATTCTACCGCAATTGAAAATAGAGATGCCGTAAGTACTAATCAGGACGTAAGTGCAGTTGATCCTACAGTAACAGGTGAGGATATTGAAATGGCTCCTCAAAAATTACCTCCTATTCCAGTAAAACTAGCCGACAGTATAATTGTAGCTAACATGGTACCACTGCCGCAAGCAGAGCGCTTCGGTAGAGTAGTGGTACAAGATGAAGGTAGAATGAAGCCTATGTCTACGCTTGCAAGTGAGGTATTGAGACGTTTAAGTGAAAGAGATTATTATGAGGCTAAGGTAGGCGATAGCATAGTCAGATTAACACCAGAACAAACCTTATTGAGTATGATCCAGTTTAGGGACATGTGGTTTGATATTCCTATCATTAAGCTTAATTATAAGAATGATTCTCTCAAAACTATTCTTGGTGTTGATAAAAGTACCAGCTACGCCAGAGGAATGGATTTTATACGTAGACAGGACAGTACTTTAGGGAGTTATAAAATCAGTCCATACTTAGATGAAGCAAATGCTGCTGATGTCAAGACTAGCATACAACAAGGGTTTATTGATATAAATTATAGTGTTGGGATTCTAGATCAGGTGCTTTCTGGTTCTATCTTTAAAGTATTTCCTAAACAAGGAGCCGAAAATAATAAATGGTATGCTTCTATAGATGCTGAAGAAGCTGGTTTTGAAGACGAAAATATCAAGCGTTTTGTAAGAGATTTTTTTCCAGCTTATAGTACTTTGTTAATGCGTGGTAAAGCAAATGGAGATTACCTGAATGCAAATACAGCTTTAAATAGTTTATTAGAATTTCAACGCACCTATGGAAAAGAAATTATTCCTAGTGAAGATAAAATCGAGGCAGAGATTCTCTATAATAAGTACAATATTTTTAAGAGCCTTTACAAATGGTACGCTTGGTTCGGGATCATAATGCTGATTCTATTGATTTTGGAAATCATTAGACCAATGAAGCAGATACGATGGACTATAAAGTTCCATTTTACAGTGATTGGTGCTTTATTTATAGTGCATACAGGTGCGTTGATTATAAGATGGTACTTGAGTGGTCATGCTCCATGGTCAGACGCCTATGAATCTCTAATTTATGTCGCTTGGGCAACTATGGCTTTTGGACTTATGTTCGGTAGAAAAAGTGATATGACAGTTGCAAGTACCGCATTTGTCGTGGCAATTATTTTATGGGTAGCACAATTGAACTGGTTAGATCCAGCAATAGGTAATTTACAGCCAGTACTTGATTCTTACTGGTTGATGATTCATGTTTCTATAATTGTAGGTAGTTACGGTCCTTTTGCATTAGGAATGATATTGGGTCTGGTAACTATGATTTTGATGATTTTCTCCACAAAGAAGAATAAGAAAATCATGGATTTGAATATCAAAGAGCTCACTTATATCAATGAGGTAGCACTTACCGTAGGTTTGATCATGTTAACCATAGGGAATTTCCTCGGCGGTATGTGGGCAAATGAATCTTGGGGACGCTACTGGGGTTGGGACCCTAAAGAAACATGGGCTTTGATTACCATATTTGTTTATGCCTTTGTATTGCACTTAAGATTAGTACCAGGTTTAAAAGGGAGATGGACGTTCAACTTATGGTCAGTTCTTGCGTTTGCAAGTGTATTGATGACGTATTTTGGAGTTAACTTCTACTTATCAGGATTACATAGTTATGCGAGTGGTGATCAAATTATCTCTTATCAATTTGCAGGAATAAGCCTTGCGGTCATTTTAGTGATAGCGATCGCTGCTAGATATAAGGAGTTTAAAGTGCATAAGAAAAAGACTTTGAAATAA
- a CDS encoding NAD(P)-dependent oxidoreductase, which produces MKILANDGVSQSGIDKLTAAGHEVITTNVAQDQLQDYINKNEIAVLLVRSATTARKELIDNCPSLKIIGRGGVGMDNIDVAYAREKGLKVINTPAASSSSVAELVFGHLYGGVRFLYDANRNMPLEGDSNFKGLKKQYAKGTELRGKTIGIIGIGRIGQEVAKIAAGVGMNVIAHDSFAEKAPTVSWDLFDGQTINVEIPLVSKEELLKKSDFVTIHVPAQKDYVIGEAELEMMKKGAAVVNAARGGVLDEVALVNALELEHISFAALDVFEKEPQPEIVLLMNSKLSLSPHIGAATNEAQDRIGTELADQIIEILG; this is translated from the coding sequence ATGAAAATACTAGCAAACGACGGCGTTTCACAAAGCGGAATAGACAAGTTAACCGCTGCTGGACATGAAGTCATCACTACAAATGTTGCTCAAGATCAACTTCAAGATTATATCAATAAAAATGAAATTGCAGTTCTACTCGTAAGATCGGCTACTACAGCTCGCAAAGAATTGATTGATAATTGCCCAAGCCTTAAAATCATTGGTCGCGGTGGTGTTGGGATGGACAACATAGATGTAGCTTATGCAAGGGAAAAAGGACTTAAAGTAATCAATACTCCAGCGGCTAGTAGCTCTAGTGTGGCAGAGTTGGTTTTCGGTCATTTATATGGAGGTGTACGTTTCTTGTATGATGCCAATCGCAATATGCCATTAGAAGGTGATAGTAACTTCAAAGGTCTTAAAAAGCAATATGCAAAAGGTACTGAACTAAGAGGTAAAACTATCGGAATCATAGGTATAGGTCGCATAGGTCAAGAAGTTGCAAAAATAGCTGCTGGTGTAGGTATGAATGTTATTGCTCACGATAGTTTTGCAGAAAAAGCTCCTACTGTTTCTTGGGATCTTTTTGATGGGCAAACTATTAATGTAGAAATACCATTGGTAAGCAAAGAAGAACTTCTTAAAAAATCTGACTTTGTTACTATTCACGTTCCAGCTCAAAAAGATTATGTCATTGGAGAAGCAGAATTAGAAATGATGAAAAAAGGAGCTGCTGTTGTAAATGCTGCCCGTGGTGGTGTGCTTGATGAAGTGGCACTTGTCAATGCACTAGAGTTAGAACATATATCATTTGCTGCCTTGGATGTTTTTGAAAAAGAACCACAACCAGAAATTGTACTGCTCATGAATTCTAAGCTTTCTTTAAGTCCACACATAGGTGCTGCAACTAACGAAGCTCAAGACAGAATAGGAACTGAACTAGCTGATCAAATTATCGAGATACTAGGATAG
- a CDS encoding 4Fe-4S dicluster domain-containing protein — protein sequence MAIIITDECINCGACEPECPNTAIYEAADDWRYADGTDLDGNVVLPSGKEVDANETQEPISDEFYYIAPDKCTECVGFHEEPQCAAVCPVDCCVPDDDVVETEAELRAKQAFMHKS from the coding sequence ATGGCAATCATTATAACAGACGAATGTATTAATTGCGGTGCATGTGAACCAGAATGTCCGAATACAGCAATTTATGAGGCGGCAGATGACTGGCGCTATGCAGATGGAACCGATCTGGATGGGAATGTCGTTTTACCTAGTGGTAAAGAGGTAGATGCAAACGAGACTCAAGAACCGATAAGCGACGAGTTTTATTACATCGCACCAGATAAATGTACCGAGTGTGTAGGTTTTCATGAAGAGCCACAATGTGCTGCGGTATGTCCTGTAGACTGCTGCGTGCCCGATGATGATGTGGTAGAAACTGAAGCAGAACTGCGAGCTAAGCAGGCATTCATGCATAAGAGTTAA